One genomic region from Mesorhizobium terrae encodes:
- a CDS encoding winged helix-turn-helix transcriptional regulator, with amino-acid sequence MNARTNEAGVPLLHTTPGFAIDADGNCPIREALDRFGDTWSILVILNLQPATMRFNALKRSIEGISQRMLTVTLRSLERDGLVRRTVRPTTPPEVEYALTELGQSLAVPIAALGAWAAGNRDNLRVARAAFDAAA; translated from the coding sequence ATGAACGCCAGAACCAACGAAGCGGGCGTGCCGCTGCTTCACACCACGCCGGGTTTCGCCATCGACGCCGACGGCAATTGTCCGATCCGCGAGGCGCTGGACCGTTTCGGCGACACCTGGAGCATCCTGGTCATCCTCAACCTGCAGCCGGCGACCATGCGCTTCAACGCGCTGAAACGGTCGATCGAGGGCATCTCGCAGCGCATGCTGACGGTGACGCTGCGCTCGCTGGAGCGCGACGGTCTCGTGCGCCGCACCGTACGCCCGACCACGCCGCCGGAGGTGGAATACGCGCTGACCGAACTCGGCCAGTCGCTTGCCGTGCCGATCGCGGCACTCGGCGCCTGGGCCGCCGGCAACCGCGACAATCTGCGTGTCGCGCGCGCCGCCTTCGACGCCGCCGCCTGA
- the grxD gene encoding Grx4 family monothiol glutaredoxin, with protein MSGINDYIDSEVKSNDVVLFMKGTPGFPQCGFSGQVVQILDYVGVDYKGVNVLDSNELRQGIKDYSNWPTIPQLYVKGEFVGGCDIIREMFQAGELQAFFDEKGIKVKGAA; from the coding sequence ATGAGCGGAATCAACGACTACATCGACAGCGAAGTGAAGAGCAACGACGTCGTCCTGTTCATGAAGGGTACACCGGGCTTCCCGCAGTGCGGTTTCTCGGGCCAGGTCGTGCAGATCCTCGACTATGTCGGCGTCGACTACAAGGGCGTCAACGTGTTGGACTCCAACGAGCTGCGCCAGGGCATCAAGGACTATTCCAACTGGCCGACGATCCCGCAGCTCTATGTGAAGGGCGAATTCGTGGGCGGTTGCGACATCATTCGCGAGATGTTCCAGGCCGGCGAATTGCAGGCCTTCTTCGACGAGAAAGGCATCAAGGTCAAAGGCGCCGCCTGA
- a CDS encoding RNA methyltransferase, which yields MTNSSHEAGGPAIILVEPQLGENIGMVARAMANFGLGELRLVNPRDGWPSEKARAAASRADHVIDGVKLYDDLPSAVADLNFVFATTARERDGFKEVRGPVEAGRALRSRQRDGLKTGILFGRERFGLYNEEVGLADEIVTFPVDPAFSSLNIAQAVLLMSYEWMKSGLESETDTNFAGPEMLPATKEQLHGLFAHLEAALEARGYFRPAAKKPKMVDNLRAVLTRAGFAQPELKVLRGVVASLDYFSPKEPRGAGYPERKAKADRAAHADDDADTLPPEGGKGLDND from the coding sequence ATGACGAATTCTTCACACGAAGCGGGCGGCCCCGCCATCATCCTTGTCGAACCGCAGCTCGGCGAAAACATCGGCATGGTCGCGCGGGCCATGGCGAATTTCGGCTTGGGCGAACTCCGGCTCGTCAACCCGCGCGACGGCTGGCCGAGCGAGAAGGCGCGCGCGGCGGCAAGCCGGGCCGATCATGTCATCGACGGGGTCAAGCTATACGATGACCTGCCTTCGGCCGTAGCCGACTTGAATTTCGTCTTCGCCACCACGGCGCGCGAGCGCGACGGTTTCAAGGAGGTGCGCGGGCCGGTGGAGGCGGGCAGGGCGCTGCGGTCGCGCCAGCGCGATGGCCTGAAGACCGGCATTCTGTTCGGGCGCGAGCGTTTCGGCCTCTATAATGAAGAGGTCGGCCTCGCCGACGAGATCGTCACTTTCCCGGTCGATCCGGCCTTTTCCTCGCTCAACATCGCCCAGGCCGTGCTTCTGATGTCCTATGAATGGATGAAGTCGGGCCTGGAGAGCGAGACCGACACCAATTTCGCCGGCCCGGAAATGTTGCCCGCCACCAAGGAACAGCTGCACGGCCTATTCGCGCATCTGGAGGCGGCGCTGGAGGCGCGCGGCTATTTCAGGCCCGCCGCAAAGAAGCCCAAGATGGTCGACAATCTGCGCGCCGTTCTGACCCGCGCCGGCTTCGCCCAGCCGGAATTGAAGGTGCTGCGTGGTGTGGTTGCGTCGCTCGATTATTTCTCGCCGAAGGAGCCGCGCGGCGCCGGCTATCCAGAACGCAAGGCCAAGGCCGATCGCGCTGCCCATGCGGACGATGACGCCGACACGCTGCCGCCCGAGGGCGGCAAGGGTCTCGATAACGACTGA
- the rpsD gene encoding 30S ribosomal protein S4: MSKRESAKYKIDRRLGENIWGRPKSPVNKREYGPGQHGQRRKGKLSDFGLQLRAKQKLKGHYGDVSEKQFRKTYEEADRRKGDTSENLIGLLESRLDAVVYRAKFVPTIFAARQFVNHGHINVNGKRTNIGSYRCKVGDVIEVREKSKQLVIVLESVALAERDVPDYIEADHNKMVATFARIPGLSDVPYAVQMEPNLVVEYYSR, from the coding sequence ATGAGCAAACGCGAATCCGCAAAATACAAGATCGACCGTCGCCTTGGCGAAAACATCTGGGGCCGTCCGAAGTCCCCGGTCAACAAGCGCGAATACGGTCCCGGCCAGCACGGCCAGCGCCGCAAGGGCAAGCTGTCGGACTTCGGTCTGCAGCTGCGCGCCAAGCAGAAGCTGAAGGGTCACTACGGCGACGTTTCGGAAAAGCAGTTCCGCAAGACCTACGAAGAGGCCGACCGCCGCAAGGGCGACACCTCCGAGAACCTGATCGGCCTGCTGGAATCGCGCCTGGACGCCGTCGTCTACCGCGCCAAGTTCGTGCCGACCATTTTCGCCGCCCGTCAGTTCGTCAACCACGGCCACATCAACGTCAACGGCAAGCGCACCAACATCGGTTCGTACCGTTGCAAGGTCGGCGACGTCATCGAGGTGCGCGAGAAGTCGAAGCAGCTCGTCATCGTCCTGGAATCGGTCGCGCTCGCCGAGCGTGACGTGCCGGACTACATCGAAGCCGATCACAACAAGATGGTCGCCACCTTCGCTCGCATCCCCGGCCTGTCGGACGTTCCGTACGCTGTCCAGATGGAGCCGAACCTGGTCGTCGAATATTATTCGCGCTAA
- a CDS encoding AraC family transcriptional regulator: protein MNGETAWAVYEARLRRVSNHIHEHLDEELDMDRLAEIACLSSYHWHRIYRAIYGETATQTVKRLRLHRAAGDIVETDLSVSEIAKRSGYPNVQSFNRIFKAAYGMPPARYRKEGSHTLFETNQRKASHMFDISIRTLRPTELVGVSHQGSYMNIGKAFEQLFGTLYARGQGRPDMRMIGVYLDDPNVVAVDKLRSFACVEADAPAQAPLERRTLEGGEYAVLRHKGPYAEMHKAYQWLYAEWLPMSGRKLRDTVMFEEYVNNPRDVPPAELLTDINLPLV, encoded by the coding sequence ATGAATGGCGAAACGGCATGGGCAGTCTACGAAGCGCGTCTGAGGCGCGTTTCGAACCACATCCACGAACACCTCGACGAGGAGCTGGATATGGACCGCCTGGCCGAGATCGCCTGCCTGTCGTCCTATCACTGGCACAGGATCTACCGCGCCATCTACGGCGAAACGGCGACCCAGACGGTCAAGCGTCTGAGGCTCCACCGTGCCGCCGGCGATATCGTCGAGACGGATCTCAGCGTCAGCGAAATTGCGAAACGATCTGGCTATCCCAACGTCCAGTCGTTCAACCGCATCTTCAAGGCTGCCTACGGCATGCCGCCGGCGCGCTACCGGAAAGAGGGAAGCCACACGCTGTTTGAAACCAATCAGAGAAAGGCTTCCCATATGTTCGACATTTCCATCCGCACGCTCCGGCCCACCGAACTGGTCGGCGTTTCCCATCAGGGCTCCTACATGAACATCGGCAAGGCGTTCGAGCAGCTGTTCGGCACGCTTTATGCCCGTGGTCAGGGCAGGCCCGATATGCGCATGATCGGCGTCTATCTCGACGATCCCAATGTCGTCGCCGTCGACAAGCTGCGTTCCTTCGCCTGCGTGGAGGCGGATGCGCCGGCGCAGGCGCCGCTGGAACGCCGCACGCTCGAAGGCGGCGAATACGCCGTTCTGCGCCACAAGGGGCCCTACGCGGAAATGCACAAGGCCTATCAGTGGCTCTACGCGGAATGGTTGCCGATGTCGGGCCGCAAGCTGCGCGACACGGTGATGTTCGAGGAATATGTCAACAACCCGCGCGACGTGCCGCCGGCCGAACTGCTGACCGACATCAACCTGCCGCTGGTGTGA
- a CDS encoding NADP-dependent isocitrate dehydrogenase, with amino-acid sequence MAKIKVANPVVELDGDEMTRIIWQFIKDKLIHPYLDIDLEYYDLGIEHRDATNDQVTIDAANAINKWGVGVKCATITPDEQRVEEFKLKKMWKSPNGTIRNILGGTIFREPIIMKNVPRLVPGWTKPIIVGRHAFGDQYKATDFKFPGKGKLSIKFVGDDGQVIEHDVFDAPGAGVAMAMYNLDESIREFARASLNYGLLRNYPVYLSTKNTILKAYDGRFKDIFQEVYEKEFEAEFKARKLWYEHRLIDDMVASSLKWSGGYVWACKNYDGDVQSDTVAQGFGSLGLMTSVLMTPDGKTVEAEAAHGTVTRHYRQHQKGEETSTNSIASIFAWTRGLAHRAKLDDNAALKKFAETLEKVCIQTVESGFMTKDLSLLIGPDQPWLSTTGFLDKIDENLQKAMA; translated from the coding sequence ATGGCGAAGATCAAGGTGGCTAACCCCGTCGTCGAACTCGACGGCGACGAGATGACCCGCATCATCTGGCAGTTCATCAAGGACAAGCTGATCCACCCCTATCTCGACATCGACCTCGAATATTACGACCTCGGCATCGAGCACCGCGACGCCACCAACGACCAGGTGACGATCGACGCGGCCAACGCCATCAACAAGTGGGGCGTGGGCGTGAAATGCGCCACCATCACGCCCGACGAGCAGCGCGTCGAGGAATTCAAGCTTAAGAAGATGTGGAAGTCGCCCAACGGCACGATCCGCAACATCCTCGGCGGCACCATTTTCCGCGAGCCGATCATCATGAAGAACGTGCCGCGCCTGGTGCCGGGCTGGACCAAGCCGATCATCGTCGGCCGTCACGCTTTCGGCGACCAGTACAAGGCGACAGATTTCAAGTTCCCGGGCAAGGGCAAGCTGTCGATCAAGTTCGTCGGCGACGACGGCCAGGTGATCGAGCACGACGTGTTCGACGCGCCGGGCGCCGGCGTGGCGATGGCCATGTATAATCTCGACGAGTCGATCCGCGAATTCGCCCGCGCCTCGCTGAACTACGGCCTGCTGCGCAATTATCCGGTCTACCTGTCGACCAAGAACACCATTCTCAAGGCCTATGACGGCCGCTTCAAGGACATCTTCCAGGAAGTGTACGAGAAGGAATTCGAGGCCGAGTTCAAGGCGCGCAAGCTGTGGTACGAACACCGCCTGATCGACGACATGGTGGCCTCTTCGCTGAAGTGGTCGGGCGGCTATGTCTGGGCGTGCAAGAACTATGACGGCGACGTGCAGTCGGACACGGTGGCGCAGGGTTTTGGCTCGCTCGGCCTGATGACCTCGGTGCTGATGACGCCGGACGGCAAGACGGTGGAAGCGGAAGCCGCGCACGGCACCGTGACGCGCCACTACCGCCAGCACCAGAAGGGCGAAGAAACCTCGACCAACTCGATCGCCTCGATCTTCGCCTGGACGCGTGGCCTCGCCCACCGCGCCAAGCTGGACGACAATGCCGCGCTGAAGAAGTTCGCCGAGACGCTGGAAAAGGTCTGCATCCAGACCGTCGAGTCGGGCTTCATGACCAAGGACCTGTCGCTGCTGATCGGCCCCGATCAGCCCTGGCTGTCGACCACCGGTTTCCTCGACAAGATCGACGAGAATTTGCAGAAGGCGATGGCGTAG
- a CDS encoding TfoX/Sxy family protein, which yields MTDELVEQIRAVIGDDPNVAEIRMFGGLCFTLNGNMLAGTMKGGGLLVRVGEAQEAEALSRPGAARMNFTGREMKGFVIVTADELDDAALKGWLAMATRFVGPMPPKQKKK from the coding sequence GTGACGGATGAACTTGTCGAACAAATCCGCGCCGTTATCGGCGACGATCCGAACGTTGCCGAAATCCGCATGTTCGGAGGTCTGTGCTTTACGCTCAACGGCAACATGCTGGCCGGTACGATGAAGGGTGGCGGCCTGCTTGTGCGCGTGGGCGAAGCCCAGGAAGCGGAAGCGCTGTCGCGGCCGGGCGCGGCGCGCATGAACTTCACCGGCCGCGAGATGAAAGGGTTCGTGATCGTGACAGCGGACGAACTCGACGACGCGGCGCTGAAAGGATGGCTGGCAATGGCCACCCGATTCGTCGGGCCGATGCCTCCAAAACAGAAGAAGAAATAG
- the murI gene encoding glutamate racemase, whose translation MAEQPILMFDSGVGGLTVLREARVLMPDRRFIYITDDAAFPYGNWEEPALLAHLLTLFGQLLERYRPAISVIACNTASTLVIDALRETFPSHLFVGTVPAIKPAAERTRSGLVSVLATPGTVKRQYTRDLIAKWAQKCHVRLVGSTALAGLAEVYMRDGFVDEEAVRAEIAPCFIEQDGRFTDIVVLACTHYPFLANRMRKTAPWPVDWIDPAEAIARRALSLLDGAQPGGRRDFAPNGPDIAVFTSGKPDHAIRRLMQGFGLTTVS comes from the coding sequence ATGGCTGAGCAGCCGATCCTGATGTTCGATTCCGGCGTCGGTGGGCTCACCGTGCTGCGCGAGGCGCGCGTCCTGATGCCCGACCGCCGCTTCATCTATATCACCGACGACGCCGCCTTTCCTTATGGCAATTGGGAAGAACCGGCGCTGCTGGCGCATCTTCTCACTTTGTTCGGGCAATTGCTGGAGCGTTATCGCCCGGCCATTTCGGTCATCGCCTGCAACACGGCGTCGACGCTGGTCATCGACGCGCTGCGCGAGACGTTCCCAAGCCATCTTTTCGTCGGCACTGTGCCGGCGATCAAGCCGGCGGCTGAGCGCACGCGCTCCGGCCTGGTTTCGGTGCTGGCGACGCCGGGTACGGTCAAGCGGCAATACACGCGCGACCTGATCGCGAAATGGGCGCAGAAATGTCATGTGCGCCTGGTCGGCTCGACGGCGCTGGCGGGCCTCGCCGAGGTCTATATGCGTGACGGCTTCGTCGACGAGGAAGCCGTGCGCGCCGAGATCGCGCCTTGTTTCATCGAGCAGGACGGCCGTTTCACCGACATCGTCGTGCTTGCCTGCACGCACTATCCGTTTTTGGCCAACCGCATGCGCAAGACCGCGCCGTGGCCGGTCGACTGGATCGATCCGGCCGAGGCGATCGCGCGCCGCGCCTTGTCGTTGCTCGATGGGGCGCAGCCGGGCGGCCGCAGGGACTTCGCACCGAACGGCCCCGACATCGCCGTCTTCACCTCCGGCAAGCCCGACCACGCCATCCGGCGCCTGATGCAGGGTTTCGGGCTGACCACGGTTTCCTGA
- the ttcA gene encoding tRNA 2-thiocytidine(32) synthetase TtcA: MNVQAETIPDLDGGCHPLFRDVPSSVEFNKLRKRLLRLARQAMDDFSMVKPGERWLVALSGGKDSYGLLALLLDLKWRGLLPVELIACNLDQGQPNFPKHILPDYLTANGIAHRIEYQDTYSIVTDKLPQGATYCSLCSRLRRGHLYRVAREEGCSALVLGHHREDILETFFMNLFHGGRLAAMPPKLLNDEGDMMVLRPLAYCAEDDLEKFAAAMAFPIIPCDLCGSQEGLQRNAMKAMLDDIEKKQPGRKDTMIRAMGNVRPSHLLDRKLFDFAALATTIGNDDAL; encoded by the coding sequence ATGAACGTGCAAGCCGAAACCATCCCCGACCTCGACGGCGGCTGCCATCCGCTGTTTCGCGACGTGCCGTCCTCGGTCGAGTTCAACAAGCTGCGCAAGCGGCTCTTGCGGCTGGCCCGCCAGGCCATGGACGATTTTTCCATGGTCAAGCCCGGCGAACGCTGGCTGGTGGCGCTGTCGGGCGGCAAGGATTCCTACGGGCTGCTTGCGCTTCTGCTGGACCTCAAATGGCGCGGCCTTCTGCCGGTGGAGCTCATCGCCTGCAATCTCGACCAGGGTCAGCCGAACTTCCCCAAGCACATCCTGCCGGACTATCTCACCGCCAACGGCATCGCGCACCGCATCGAATATCAGGACACCTATTCGATCGTCACCGACAAGCTGCCGCAGGGCGCCACCTATTGCTCGCTGTGCTCCAGGCTGCGGCGCGGCCATCTCTATCGCGTCGCGCGGGAGGAGGGCTGTTCGGCGCTGGTGCTTGGCCACCACCGCGAGGACATCCTCGAGACCTTCTTCATGAACCTCTTCCATGGCGGCCGGCTGGCGGCGATGCCGCCGAAGCTGCTCAACGACGAGGGCGACATGATGGTGCTGCGCCCGCTCGCCTATTGCGCCGAGGACGATCTGGAGAAGTTCGCCGCCGCCATGGCCTTCCCGATCATCCCCTGCGACCTGTGCGGCAGCCAGGAAGGCCTGCAGCGCAACGCCATGAAGGCGATGCTGGACGATATCGAGAAGAAGCAGCCCGGCCGCAAGGACACCATGATCCGCGCCATGGGCAATGTAAGGCCGTCGCATCTGCTCGACCGCAAACTGTTCGATTTCGCCGCGCTGGCCACCACTATCGGGAATGACGATGCACTTTGA
- a CDS encoding inositol monophosphatase family protein, translated as MHFDDRDIEWLTGVLADAAAQEIMPRFRRLGAGDIQQKKSAADLVTQADINAERVITQAIAARYPDALIVGEEACEADKTLLAKLGGSKLAFVIDPVDGTYNFASGVPVFGVILAVVQDGETVAGIIYDPVGKDALIGVRGAGSHMVGAQGPERVAVAEPVPFSLMTGALGWQAFDEPERSLLARNQAKCLSYIGYRCSAHEYRVLAAGHAHFIVQNVMMPWDHLAGVLIHQEAGGYAARFDGSAYLPSHLSGGLIVAPDKASWAEIRRELWA; from the coding sequence ATGCACTTTGACGACCGCGATATCGAATGGCTGACCGGCGTTCTGGCCGATGCGGCCGCACAGGAGATCATGCCGCGCTTCCGGCGCCTTGGTGCCGGCGACATCCAGCAGAAGAAGTCGGCCGCCGACCTCGTCACCCAAGCGGACATCAACGCCGAGCGTGTCATCACGCAGGCGATCGCCGCGCGTTATCCGGACGCCCTCATCGTCGGCGAAGAGGCCTGCGAGGCCGACAAGACGCTGCTGGCGAAGCTCGGCGGCAGCAAGCTGGCCTTCGTCATCGACCCGGTCGACGGAACCTACAATTTCGCCTCCGGCGTGCCGGTGTTCGGCGTCATCCTGGCGGTGGTCCAGGACGGCGAGACCGTGGCGGGCATCATCTACGATCCTGTCGGCAAGGATGCCCTGATCGGCGTTCGCGGAGCGGGAAGCCACATGGTTGGCGCACAGGGGCCGGAACGTGTCGCCGTGGCCGAACCGGTGCCGTTCTCGCTGATGACCGGTGCGCTCGGCTGGCAGGCCTTCGACGAACCCGAGCGTTCGCTGCTCGCCAGGAACCAGGCCAAGTGCCTGTCCTACATCGGCTACCGCTGCTCGGCGCATGAATATCGCGTGCTTGCCGCCGGCCACGCGCATTTCATCGTCCAGAACGTGATGATGCCGTGGGATCACCTGGCCGGCGTGCTCATCCACCAGGAGGCAGGCGGCTACGCGGCGCGCTTCGACGGCAGCGCCTACCTGCCGTCGCATCTCTCCGGTGGGCTGATTGTGGCGCCCGACAAGGCAAGCTGGGCCGAGATCAGGCGCGAACTCTGGGCCTGA
- a CDS encoding NAD(P)-dependent oxidoreductase, with amino-acid sequence MKIALIGASGFVGGALTKEATQRGHSVTAIVRNPAKVQAGAGVTAVKADVTDVKQLASLIAGHDVIISAFNGGWGDPDIYNKHMAGSRAIVAAAKQAGVRLIVVGGAGSLHAPDGSQLVDSPHFPDAYRDGARGARDALAELRKESGLEWSLVSPAAHIAPGERTGKFRLGGDEPVLDAKGESHVSVEDLAYAVLDEAETPKHTGKRFTLGY; translated from the coding sequence ATGAAGATCGCCCTTATCGGCGCTTCCGGCTTCGTCGGCGGCGCGCTCACCAAGGAAGCCACCCAGCGCGGCCACAGCGTCACCGCCATCGTGCGCAACCCGGCCAAGGTGCAGGCTGGCGCCGGCGTCACCGCGGTCAAGGCCGACGTCACCGACGTCAAGCAGCTTGCCTCACTCATCGCCGGCCATGACGTCATCATTTCCGCCTTCAATGGCGGCTGGGGCGATCCCGACATCTACAACAAACACATGGCCGGCTCGCGCGCCATTGTGGCGGCCGCCAAGCAGGCGGGCGTGCGTCTGATCGTGGTGGGCGGCGCCGGCAGCCTGCACGCGCCGGACGGCAGCCAGCTCGTCGATTCGCCGCATTTCCCGGACGCCTACCGCGACGGCGCCCGCGGTGCCCGCGACGCGCTGGCCGAACTGCGCAAGGAGAGCGGCCTGGAATGGTCGCTCGTGTCGCCGGCCGCGCACATTGCTCCCGGCGAACGCACCGGCAAGTTCCGCCTGGGCGGCGACGAGCCGGTGCTCGACGCCAAGGGCGAAAGCCATGTCTCGGTGGAAGATCTCGCCTACGCCGTGCTGGACGAAGCCGAGACGCCGAAGCACACCGGCAAGCGTTTTACGCTCGGCTACTGA
- a CDS encoding GNAT family N-acetyltransferase, with amino-acid sequence MQSLAQEVTALRPELLNGDATVGELAWVWAKDFDALGPFWRHRLWLVDGRLAGWGWAHLPYKVPRGDGTFRESDTANLIWQAHPDRPELLVDILDWYDEVAGDVDRLLTIQSADVAAQAIVTAHGYAFDTEAGGDDGSWVQFNMRELTDVPNPALPEGFRFLTAAEVPAADAVNVHRDAWHPSAFNEAAFERVRHTWPYRADLHVLVAAPDGALAATAIIWLDKATQTAEFEPVGTHPQFRRRGLGAALQLHGMHLAKTAGAKHMLVACRGAPAHAAARDMYYSVGFRAFTRDLPQIKVAG; translated from the coding sequence ATGCAGAGCCTGGCCCAGGAGGTGACCGCGCTGCGGCCCGAGTTGCTGAACGGCGACGCCACCGTCGGCGAACTGGCCTGGGTCTGGGCCAAGGATTTCGATGCGCTCGGCCCATTCTGGCGGCATCGGTTGTGGCTCGTCGACGGCCGGCTGGCTGGCTGGGGCTGGGCGCATCTGCCTTACAAGGTTCCACGCGGCGACGGCACGTTCCGCGAGAGCGACACCGCCAATCTGATCTGGCAGGCGCATCCGGACCGGCCGGAACTGCTGGTCGACATACTGGACTGGTACGACGAGGTGGCGGGCGATGTCGACCGGCTGCTGACGATACAGTCCGCCGATGTCGCGGCGCAGGCGATTGTCACCGCGCATGGCTACGCCTTCGACACGGAGGCCGGTGGAGACGACGGCTCCTGGGTGCAGTTCAACATGCGCGAGCTGACCGACGTGCCGAACCCGGCGCTGCCCGAAGGGTTCCGCTTCCTGACCGCCGCGGAAGTCCCCGCGGCGGACGCGGTCAACGTGCATCGCGACGCATGGCATCCCTCGGCTTTCAACGAGGCGGCGTTCGAGCGGGTCCGGCACACCTGGCCGTATCGGGCCGACCTGCATGTGCTGGTCGCCGCACCGGACGGCGCCCTGGCCGCGACCGCGATCATCTGGCTGGATAAGGCGACGCAAACCGCCGAATTCGAGCCCGTCGGCACGCATCCGCAGTTCCGGCGGCGAGGGCTGGGTGCCGCGTTGCAGCTGCACGGCATGCATCTGGCAAAAACCGCCGGCGCGAAACACATGCTGGTCGCCTGTCGCGGCGCGCCGGCCCACGCGGCCGCCCGCGACATGTATTACAGCGTCGGCTTTCGCGCCTTCACCCGGGACCTGCCGCAGATCAAGGTTGCGGGGTGA
- a CDS encoding multidrug effflux MFS transporter has protein sequence MDTQVQQPAKEMAFPIPRWEFIALCAALMALNALAIDIMLPGLQEIGASLGVASENHRQYVISAYFGGLAFALLAYGPLSDRFGRRTPLLVGLTIYICAAAGAVFAPTFETLLALRFIQGIGAASTRVIAVSMVRDRFGGRAMAEVMSLIFMVFMVIPVVAPSIGQVVMIFANWHMIFMVMALIAAAIALWAVIRLPETQHPEDRRDVDLGSIFQGFRIVLSNRLSLGYTLASTAVFAALFGFINSAPQVYIGIYHLGYWFPVLFAAIAGMMAVSSFLNSRLVMRFGMRRLSHGALIGFTIVSTIWFVISLFGPVPLPLFVLLFAAAMFQFGWIGSNFNAIAMEPLGHIAGTAASIQGFIQTLGGGLIGAAVGQAFDGTVTPLAAGFCGVGLMALVLVLIAERGKLFTAPSAHQTVSAEAAH, from the coding sequence ATGGATACGCAAGTTCAACAGCCGGCCAAAGAGATGGCCTTCCCGATCCCGCGCTGGGAATTCATCGCGCTGTGCGCGGCGCTGATGGCGCTCAACGCGCTGGCCATCGACATCATGCTGCCGGGCCTGCAGGAGATCGGCGCCAGCCTCGGCGTCGCCAGCGAGAACCACCGCCAATATGTGATCTCCGCCTATTTCGGCGGCCTCGCCTTCGCGCTCCTGGCCTATGGGCCGCTGTCGGACCGTTTCGGCCGCCGCACGCCGTTGCTGGTGGGACTGACCATCTACATCTGCGCCGCCGCCGGCGCGGTCTTCGCACCGACTTTCGAGACCTTGCTGGCGCTGCGCTTCATCCAGGGCATCGGTGCCGCTTCGACCCGTGTCATCGCGGTTTCGATGGTGCGCGACCGTTTCGGCGGCCGCGCCATGGCCGAGGTGATGTCGCTGATCTTCATGGTGTTCATGGTGATCCCGGTGGTGGCGCCGTCGATCGGACAAGTGGTGATGATCTTCGCCAACTGGCACATGATCTTCATGGTGATGGCGCTGATCGCCGCGGCGATCGCGCTGTGGGCCGTCATCCGCCTGCCGGAAACGCAGCATCCCGAAGACCGCCGCGACGTCGATCTCGGCTCGATCTTCCAGGGCTTCAGGATCGTGCTGTCGAACCGGCTGTCGCTCGGCTACACGCTGGCATCCACCGCGGTGTTCGCTGCGCTGTTCGGCTTCATCAACTCGGCGCCGCAGGTCTATATCGGCATCTACCACCTCGGCTACTGGTTTCCGGTGCTGTTCGCGGCCATCGCCGGCATGATGGCGGTGTCGTCGTTCCTGAATTCGCGGCTGGTGATGCGCTTTGGCATGCGCCGCCTGTCGCATGGTGCGCTGATCGGCTTCACCATCGTCTCGACGATCTGGTTCGTGATATCGCTGTTCGGGCCGGTGCCGTTGCCGCTGTTCGTGCTTCTGTTCGCGGCGGCCATGTTCCAGTTCGGCTGGATCGGCTCGAACTTCAACGCCATCGCCATGGAGCCGCTCGGCCACATCGCCGGCACTGCCGCGTCGATCCAGGGTTTCATCCAGACATTGGGTGGCGGCCTGATCGGCGCCGCCGTTGGCCAGGCCTTCGACGGCACGGTCACACCGCTGGCCGCGGGCTTCTGCGGCGTCGGGCTGATGGCGCTGGTCCTGGTGCTGATCGCCGAGCGTGGCAAGCTGTTCACCGCGCCAAGCGCGCACCAGACGGTCAGCGCCGAGGCTGCTCACTGA